The DNA sequence CACCAAGGAGACAGATGACTAGTATTAGAGAACATATTTCGTAAGTGTTGGCTGCTAGCGCCAAAATAAGAAGAGGGTTTACTCCCCGAGGTGAAGTGGTCGGTAATTAGTGGTTGACAGGAAGGTCTTGAGAGGATTTAAGTTTGGTGGTATAAAAGGCGGTGTAAACATAGTGGTGGACAGTGTCAACTGTGACTCCCTGACAAAAGGACTCATGCACCTGGCCAAGATGGTCTccacagctgtgagtgacacaGACACTCTTGTTGATAGAACTGATCAACAGCTGGTTCTGTGTTGAAACCAGCTGGTGATGTGTTGAGAGCAACTGGCGCTGTATTGATGAGTGGAGGCTATTTTGAGACAGCTGGTTCTGTGTTGAAACCAGCTGGTACTGCATTTATACAAGTTGGGGCTGTCTTGAGACCAGCTGTTGCTGACATTTCACATGCTTAATACAATTCTGAGTTTTTTGACTGAATAATAATCAATTAATTTTTTAAGCAAAACACACAGAAATAAGAGAATGTTGAGGAAGATGTAAAGAATGTTTTGTGTTgcaggtgatgatgatggtgttggtgttggctggtgtcctggtggtggtcctggccAGACCTGAGGCAGCACCTCTACCTCACCCAGGATATCTTCGCTATGGTGGATATGGCGGCTATGGTGGCTATGGTGGATATGGTGGCTTTGGTGGATATGGTGGCTATGGCTTTGGACCCAGATTTGGATATGGATACGGTCGGTGAGGTCATCTGGTAAAGGTAGGTCAATAATTTTGGATTTTTTTAAATGTAACAAATGCAATTATATTCTCAATACCTGTCCTTAACGTGTTGTCATTTATTCAGATATTCGTGAAAAATAAAGTGTATGATTCTTGTTTTATTTGACAATTGAAAAATGCATTTAGGAAAGatatggataataaattatgggaATATTTTCTTCATGTTGCTGGATATTAATCAGAATATCATTCTCTCTCCTCAGAAAATTGTGAGAAACTCACAAGAAGCCTTACTTAGTTTctttaataaataaaatttaagaaaatatatatatacttgtttcATTGCCTGTTACTGAGAATTGTTGTAAATTGAAAATTATGGCAGAGTTCTGTGCATGGTTCCCTCAGGGATGACTTCCCTGTAGGGTTCTGTGCATGGTTCCCACAGGTACGATCTCCCTATAGAGTACTGTCTATGGCTCTCTCAGGGATGACCCCCCGTAGAGTTCTGTTCACGATTCCCTCAGAGATGACCTCCCTATAGGGTTCTATGCATGATTCCCCCAGGGATGACCCCCTGTAGAGTTCTGTTCATGGTTCCCACAGGTACAACCTCCCTGTAGAGTTCTGCCCATGGTTTCCTCAGGGATGACTTCCCTGTAGAGTTCTGCTCATGGTTCCCTCAGAAATGACCTCCCTGTAGAGTTCTGCCCACAGCTCCCTCAGGAAAAGTTTCTCCTGCAGAATCCTGTCCCTATATTACCAGGGGCTTCATTCCCTGTACACAACTGTCCCTAACAGCAGTAGAAAACCCCCAAAATAATAACATCCCAGCGTTGTTTAACTTAAAACCTGAAAAATAAACTTAAAACCATTCAAGAACACTTACATCCCTTAAAACATGATTTAAAGTAAACTCttcgcacatatacacacacacctcagtgtatatacccttaaCAAGCgttttatatatacatttttacctAATTTCTGGCTCAATTACATTATATTGTGGGAAAATCACACGTAAAATTTGTGATGTGCCTAGTACAACACTTTTTTTTAGGAAACCCCGTGTTTGGTGAAGTGTTTCAAATTTCATAATTTAGATCCTTTGCATTTTGACTTTATGCTTTTGAAACACATTCAGCATTTCAGGTGTGAGCTGAAGCACTGATGAAAAACTGCCGAAATACATTAAACCCCGAGATGGTGGTTTATATCATGACTTGGtaaacctctacacagagtgaaacgtgacttggtaaagctctatactgagtgaaacgtgacttggtaaagctctatgctgagtgaaacatgacttggtaaagctctatactgagtgaaacgtgacttggtaaagctctatgctgagtgaaacgtgacttggtaaagctctacacagagtgaaacatgacttggtaaagctctacacagagtgaaacgtgacttggtaaagctctatactgagtgaaacatgacttggtaaagctctatactgagtgaaacatgacttggtaaagctctatactgagtgaaacgtgacttggtaaagctctatactgagtgaaacatgacttggtaaagctctacacagagtgaaacatgacttggtaaagctctacacagagtgaaacgtgacttggtaaagctctacactgagtgaaacatgacttgataaagctctatactgagtgaaacatgacttggtaaagctctatactgagtgaaacgtgacttggtaaagctctatgctgagtgaaacgtgacttggtaaagctctacacagagtgaaacatgacttggtaaagctctacacagagtgaaacgtgacttggtaaagctctatactgagtgaaacgtgacttggtaaagctctatgctgagtgaaacgtgacttggtaaagctctacacagagtgaaacatgacttggtaaagctctacacagagtgaaacgtgacttggtaaagctctacacagagtgaaacatgacttggtaaagctctacacagagtgaaacatgacttggtaaagctctatactgagtgaaacatgacttggtaaagctctatactgagtgaaacatgacttggtaaagctctacacagagtgaaacatgacttagtaaagctctatactgagtgaaacatgacttggtaaagctctatactgagtgaaacatgacttggtaaagctctatactgagtgaaacatgacttggtaaagctctacacagagtgaaacgtgacttggtaaagctctacacagagtgaaacatgacttggtaaagctctacacagagtgaaacatgacttggtaaagcgctacacagagtgaaacatgacttggtaaagctctacacagagcgaaacatgacttggtaaagctctacacagagtgaaacgtgacttggtaaagctctatacttagtgaaacatgacttggtaaagctctacacagagtgaaacgtgacttggtaaagctctacacagagtgaaacgtgacttggtaaagctctatacttagtgaaacgtgacttggtaaagctctacacagagtgaaacgtgacttggtaaagctctatactgagtgaaacatgacttggtaaagctctatactgagtgaaacgtgacatgataaagctctacagattGAAacataactagataaagctgcagACAGAGCGAAACACTGCCCCAGAACATCCACATCCGGGAACCTGTCCCTTCTGTGCGTTTCGCTCATGATATTACCATCATCACTTGTTACCGGAATTTAATGAGCGAAATGTGACGAAAATACAATGGGCGAAACGTCGCTGTTCCCCACGTATCTCAGGAAGGTATTTAATAAAGAGTCTAGTGTTCGAGGGAGGTGTTATACCTATCTCAGGTATATCTATACCTACCAGTGATAGAATATACCTACAAGGTCCAGGTATGAAGTCCCGGTATAATATTCTGTGGTATTTTTAAATTCCAGCGTCAATTCCATCAATTCAATCCACTGATCCAGCTCCATCGGCTTGCAAAAACTCTCAGAATAATTATAGTTAGAGACTTCTCTCTGGACGAATccacctggacttcctactcatttctgtaaCATTGCACACATCTTCATGTGTGTTGATTGcaccacgaaaggcctagagctatcattcaacaccagctatcatatatatatatatatatatatatatatatatatatatatatatatatatatatatatatatatatatatatatatatatatatataaacatcatcagagggtgttgtTTTGCCAGAGACGCTCCACGCCAACAGCTCAGGtaaccctccaaactgcaacattcccCATTCCTCCTCCATAGTAAATTCAATATTCACAATGCTGATTTTCACGCAGTTTCCACTAATGATATTGGATTAATGGGGTGTTGAGGTGGGTTACTGGGGTGTCGAGGTGGGTTAATGGGGTGTTGAGGTGGGTTAATAGGGTGTCGAGGTGGGTTAATGGGGTGTTGAGGTGGGTTAATAGGGTGTCGAGGTGGGTTACTGGGGTGTCGTGGTGGGTTAATGGGGTGTCGAATTAGGTTAATGGTATGTCGAGGTGGATTAGTGGGGTGTCGAGGTGGGTTAATGGGGTGTCGAGATAGGTTAATGGGGTGTCGAGGTAGGTTAATGGGGTGTAGAGGTGCTTTAATGGGGTGTTGAGGTGGATTAATGGGATGTCGACGTGGGTTAATGGGGTGTCGAAATGGGTTAATGGGGTGTCGAGGTGGGTTAATGGGGTGTCGAGGTGGGTTAGTGGGTGTCGAGGTGGGTTAATTGGGTGTCGAAATGGGTTAATGGGGTGTCGAGGTGGGTTAATGGGGTGTTTAGGTGGGTTAATGGGGCGTCGAGGTGGGTTAATGGGGTGTCGAGGTGGGTTAATGGTGTGTCGAGGTGGGTTAATGGGGTGTCGAGGTAGGTTAATGGGGTGTTGAGGTAGGTTAATGGGGTGTAGAGGTGCTTTAATGGGGTGTCGAGGTGGGTTAATGGGGTGTCGAAATGGGTTAATGGGGTGTCGAGGTGGGTTAATGGGGTGTCGAGGTGGGCCAGTGGGTGTCGAGGTGGGTTAATGGGGTGTCGAGGTAGGTTATTGGGGTGTCTAGGTGGGTTAATGGGGTGTCGAGGTGGGTTAATGGGGTGTCGAGGTGGATTAATGGTGTGTCGAGGTGGGTTAATGGTGTGTCGAGGTGGGCTAGTGAGGTGTCGAGGTAGGTTAATGGGGTGTCGAGGTGGGTTAATGGGGTGTCGAGGTGGGTTAATGGGGTGTCGAGGTAGGTTAATGGGGTGTCGAGGTAGGTTAATGGGGTGTCGAGGTGGGTTAGTGGGGTGTCGAGGTGGGTTAATGGGGTGTCGATGTAGGTTAATGGGGTGTCGAGGTAGGTTAATGGTGTATCGAGGTGGGTTAGTGGGGTGTCGAGGTGGGTTAATGGGGTGTCGAGGTGGGTTAATGGGGTGTCGAGGTGGGTTAATGGGGTGTCGAGGTGGGTTAATGGGGTGTCGAGGTGGGTTAGTGGGGTGTCGAGGTGGGTTAATGGGGTGTCGAGGTGGGTTAATGGGGTGTCGAGTGGGTTAATGGGGTATCGAGGTGGGTTAATGGGGTGTCGAGGTGGGTTAATGGGGTGTCGAGGTGGGTTAATGGGGTGTCGAGGTGGGTTAATGGGGTGTCGAGGTGGGTTAGTGGGGTGTCGAGGTGGGTTAATGGGGTGTCGAGGTGGGCTAATGGGGTGTCGAGGTGGATTAATGGGGTGTCGAGGTGGGTTAATGGGGTGTCGAGGCTGCTGGGAAATCTTTTCACCATCAGCCAAGAAGACTATTCCCTCAAATGAGAATTAAAGTCTCAGCGTATaaacgctgagagaaatacaccccgCAGGGTGGCTATGGCAGGGTATATATCCTGCGTTTAGACATAAATAAACATACTTTGTACACAAATATACTCTCAGTTTGATTATAAAACTATTTATGTGAAGAGTTTGGTTGATAAATTGTACGTAGAAGGTTAATTAAGTACAAGActgatttattaattaatttatttattttaaataatgTAAGACAACGAATGAGATTTAGAGATTGGTCAGTGTAACTCTGAGGAAGGAGAAGTGTACACTGACTATTATGTACCACTTCTGTACAATGTAGAAACAATATGAGGAGATATGAAGAATTTCTTCTGAATGTATaaacatgattttttttatataagacGTTTCAGTTGTATAATAaacctagaagtaaatacacacacacacacacacacacacacacacagaggtcagaagctatgactcgacccctgcaaccacaaataggtgagtacacacacacacacacacacacacactagctgtgactcgacccctgcaaccacaaataggtgagtacacacacacacacacacacacacactagctgtgactcgacccctgcaaccacaaataggtgagtacacacacacacacacacacactagctgtgactcgacccctgcaaccgcaaataggtgagtatttGATAAAACTTATGTAGCCGGGagacagagaggacctagtagcgaccagcgaagaggcgggggccaggaccTGTGAATCAACTCTTGCTACTACATATAGGTAAGCACATGTAAGTGAGTATACACGCTTTTTTGTGATAGGTTAGGATATGTGACTGTAGGTTACTTGGGAGAAATTGAAAAAATCCTCAGGCATTAGCCCAGAGGTCGCCCTAGTTGTCTGGATTTAAAGCTTAACGTCCGTATCCATATCTGAGACCATGTCCATATCCAAATCCACCTAAGCCATATCCACCATAGCCACCATAGCCGCCATATCCACCATAGCGAAGATATCCAGGGAGAGGTAGAGGTGCTGCCTCAGGTCTggccaggaccaccaccaggacaccagccaacaccaacaccatcatcatcacctgcAACACAATACATTCTTCAAAATCTATGTTAACTAACAGatgtaagaaaaaaaatttcacaTGATATCAAGAAAACATCAAGAGTGTCTGTGTTACTCACAGCTGTGGAGACCATCTTGACCAGGTGCAGAAGTCTTCTTGTGAGGAAGTAACAGTTGATACTGTCCACCAGCCGTCACTGCCACCTTATATACCACCAACCAACAACCTGACACGAGACATTAACTACCAATTGCTGTCACCTTGACATGAAGTGTGTCATGTGTGCTTATTTTAGACTTGCTATTGCTGACCATCTGTTTGTTCTGGTCAGAAATTCTTCTTAGTACACattcactacacacaaacacgttCCTTCACTCCAAAAAGGCTTTCGGTGCAGTGGCACATTGAAGGCCACTTTAGCAAATTGGAGAAGAGAGCTGCAGTAAAATCAAAGACACAAGCGTGGATATATTAATATTTGAACACGAAAAGTCACTCAGAGGTATGCAGATGGGAGAATGTAACTAGTTGGTGCAGCTAGTGAACTTCCTCAAGGAACAGTGTTGGGATCTATATTGTTTCCTGCGTAAAGTAATGACATGATAATTGAGATATCTCACAAATAAGGTAAAAATATTAAGAAGAACGAGAACTCAGGATGATGTAAGAAGCCTGCAAGAAGAAGACTTAAACAGACTTGAAGAACTATTGAGTAAATGGTTATTTGTATTTAAggaaaacaaaaatataaaaCCCAGAGACAAGGAAACTAGGGTGAGGACAAGTATCATCTCTAGAGCAAAAATATCACAGAATAATAAAAAGAACTTGGAGTTTGCTTTACCCTAAAGCCTGTCCAGTAAAGTGAGCATACGAAACACAATATCTATAGCAGAGGCCAAGCATGCAAACACGAGAGTAACATTTGGAAAAACAGACAAAGAATAGCGTAAGACAACCATTAATAAGCAAGTACTATACTGCCAATCTTTTTTATTTAGTAGACAGCACGATTGAGGAACGTTCGTGTAGGTAAACACAGGGAGACACTTGAGGGGGTGTCAAGGAGTGTGTAGAAAGGTCATGATAGCTAGAACTTCTGTAACTTGATTAATGAAGAACATCAGTGAACTCAGGGACGTCAGTACGCCCTGTACATATTAAGCGAAGTCAAATATAAAAATAACAATCCACTTGagtggatcaagatcccttcaatGGCATGAAGGTACTGAGTAGAATACTCAGAACTAAAAAAAGTTGCTAATGATTTCAAAAAATGTAAAAAACAGATAGAGATCACACCAGGCAAAGACAAGAAATTAACAAGTCGGGGACAGGAGCTTACCATCTCTAACCTCAAATAGGTATTTATAACATGCTAGTGGAAAACAAGATACATATAGCAAAAGGAGACCATTAACTGATACAACATTACATCTTGTATAATTCAGCAAGGAAGAGACAAGTGGTTAAAAACAGAGATAATATTTCGTAAGTGTTGAATATCGAAGCTAAAATAAAAAGAGGGTGTACACCCGAGGTGAAGTGGTCGGTAATTAGTGGCTGACAGGAAGGTCTTGAGGGGACTAAAGTTTGGTGGAGCAGTATATAAGGTGACAGTGGCGGCTGGTGGACAGTGTCAACTGTTACTCCCTGACAAGAGGACTTCTGCACCTGGTCAAGATGGTCTccacagctgtgagtgacacaGACATTCTTGATATTTGCTTGATATCTTGagaaatctgtttttttttttcgttgcATATATTAGTTAACATAGATTCTGAAGAATGTTTTGTGTTgcaggtgatgatgatggtgttggtgttggctggtgtcctggtggtggtcctggccAGACCTGAGGCAGCACCTCTACCTCACCCAGGATATCTTCGCTATGGCGGCTATGGTGGATATGGTGGATATGGTGGCTACGGCGGCTTTGGTGGATTTGGCTTTGGACGAAGATTTGGATATGGATATGGATATGGACGATGAGGTACCCGATACAAGTAGGATAATAAATCACTAAAATTATTAAAATCAAATAAATATTtttcccacctctccctccataTTACCAAAAGACTAATGTTAAATACTTTATATACAAACTTTTAGTTCAAATACAAAACGCCTCTGAAAAGAAAATTATGAAACACAAACTACAGAAATAGTCCAAGCAAGTTCCCGCTGACACAGTAAGTAATAAGGCTGAATTTTAATCAATATATCTGAGGTCTTCCTCAGACGGTTGTGGGAACCTGTCCACCAGCCTTCGTCTTCCTCAGACAGTTATGGGAACCTGTCCACCAGCCTTCGTCTTCCTCAGACAGTTGTGGAAACCTGTCCACCAGCCTTCGTTTTCCTCAGAAAGTTGTGGGAACCTGTCCACCAGCCTTCGTCTTCCTCAGAAAGTTGTGGAAACCTGTCCACCAGCCTTCGTCTTCCTCAAACGGTTGTGGGAACCTGTCCACCAGCCTTCATCTTCCTCAGACAGTTGTGGGAACCTGTCCACCAGCCTTCATCTTCCTCAGACAGTTGTGGGAACCTGTCCACCAGCCTTCATCTTCCTCAGACAGTTGTGGGAACCTGTCCACTAGCCTTCATCCATAACTTTTTCCGCAAAATAAATttataaaactatatatataaaactgtttCATTCCCAGTAACTAAGAACAGTTGTAAATTGTATATGCAGTGAGCCCTCAGTTATCGGCTGTTCCACTTATCGGCCAACTCGCTCCtgagtcagtgtagctgtgttGCTGGCCAAGTAAGGAAGCTTCTCCCCATTCATCCAAACAGTTTACTAAAAATCAGtgttttctttgttatttattaagtgcaactgcaaaataggTAAGCACGAcctcaaagaaagttcctagtaaagctCTTGAGgtaaagaaaggaagaaacacGATGGAATTTAAGAGAGAAATGACTGAAAAATTTGAGTGGTATGTGAGtgttggaacttgccaggatatatgggaaaaacaaatctaccatcacttccatcctgacaaagaaagaacaaatcaaagctgatgttgtgaaaggagtAAATGGAATAACGAAACAAaggtcaccaataatggaagatttggaaaagttattattgtggtggatcagggaaaAACAATTaatgggagatagtgttgtggagtcagTGATTTGTGAGAAGGTAAAGCAGTTGTATGTAGATCTTGTAaataaaatgcctggaacaagtgctgctgttagtgaatttagggccagcaaaggctggtttgagagacttAAGAagtatagtggcatacacagtgttgtaagacaTGGAGAGGCTTCAAGTTCTGATAAATGTGTAGCTGAAAAGTTTCAAGGAGTACGTAGAGGCTAAAGGATTCcttccccaacaagtgttcagttgtgatgaaacaggcctgttttggaagaaaatgccaaagaggacctacattacacaggaggaaaagaccCTGcctggacacaagcctatgaaagacaggcttactcttttgttctgtgctaacactactggggatttcaaagtgaagcctttactggtgtatcactctgaaaatcccagagtgttcaagaaacacAATGttttcaagagtaaattgtgtgtgatgtgaagGGCTAACAATAAtacatgggtcacaaggcaaattttcaaagagtttggcccgagtgtgaaaaaatacctcgtagaacataaattgccactcaagtgcttcctggtattagacaatgctcctgctcatcctccaaacttggtagacctattgtctgtggaattccatttcatcacggtgaagttcttgccttctaacaccactcctctcatccagcccatggaccagcatgtCATTtctaatttcaaaaaactgtacaccaaagcagtgtttcaaaggtgctttgaagtgacttcagtcacagatttgaccctaagagagttctggaggaatcacttcaatatcctccttCATAAGCCTTATaaataaggcttgggagggagtgatttctaggactttgaactctacttggagaaaattgtggccaaaatgtgtccaagagagggattctgAAGGATTTggggggctaaccctgaggaccctacgcctgttgtggaatccattgtatcTCTGGACAAATCCATGGTGTtagaggttagtggtgaggatgtggaagagttggcggaggaccacagggaagagctaaccactgaagagctgcaagagcttcatctggaacagcaatagaccacagctcaggaacttgcttcagaggaggaggaaggagtgaaggaggtgccttcttctgagattaaggagatttgtgcagtgtggactagggtgcaaggttttgctgagaaatatcaccctgaccaagttgAAACAAGCTACATCTGCAACAGGTTCcccacttcaggaaaatcttaaagagacaccagaagcagagctctctggacagatattttgtgctggtcctagtgacattaaaagacaaagaagggaagtaaccccagatagggcttgGTACttgtccttatggagggggattccccttccaaacaataaactctcctccttctctcttcctccctatcTTCGATAAGCCAACAACAGTCTTTAATAAAGGTATATAATAATGATTTAATTGTTCTTGTATTTACTtcatttagttctcattgttttgtgaatgtaaaactataattaatctctaaaaATCGTATTTTATGTGaagatttttgggtgtctggaatggataaaTTGTAttcacattaattcttatgggaataaTCATTTCGGTTATCGGACATTTCGGTTTTAGGCcggccttctggaatggattatggtCGATAACCGAGGATATCCCATCATGAGAGTAGAACTATgttggtgaaggtctcttgaccCAGGGAAATTGGAGCTGCTTGTCCGTAGATAAAATCTTGTTACTTTATATTCTCCAAAAGCTGTAGAACCCCTACGAATTTAGTGCTTCACAATtaaagtgataataataataataataataataataataataaaattactactatcactaatactactactactactactactaataataataataataataataataataataataatctttatttagtAGACGTTTGTATAAatagccactggtgggcgaaacgtctaggaaataaagataccagatgtttcacatgtctcTAATTCATGATTGTGTTACAGTGTGTTCATACACAGGAATGTGttgaaaaaaccataccacgagctgggattgaacccgcggtcagtcataaaactccagaccgatgcgtcggtctggagttttatgattctctGGCTGTGGGttctatcccgcccgtggtatggtttatttgcaatcgtctcattacgatttcgtgaatcagaaAGATGTGGGTGTCATGTTTtgtggtctgttgttgatgaCCTGCCTGCCCCAGGTGGTCTGTTGTTGATGCCCTACCTGCCCCAGGTGGTCTGTTGTTGATGCCCTACCTGCCCCAGGTGGTCTGTTGTTGATGCCCTACCTGCCCCAGGTGGTCTGTTGTTGatgccctaccttccccaggtggtCGGTTGTTGATGCCCTACCTGCCCCAGGTGGTCTGGTGTTGATGCCCTACCTGCCCCAGGTGGTCTGTTGTTG is a window from the Cherax quadricarinatus isolate ZL_2023a chromosome 68, ASM3850222v1, whole genome shotgun sequence genome containing:
- the LOC138854722 gene encoding uncharacterized protein; amino-acid sequence: MAAMVDMVDMVATAALVDLALDEDLDMDMDMDDEKVVGTCPPAFVFLRKLWKPVHQPSSSSNGCGNLSTSLHLPQTVVGTCPPAFIFLRQLWEPVHQPSSSSDSCGNLSTSLHP